One stretch of Hypanus sabinus isolate sHypSab1 chromosome 29, sHypSab1.hap1, whole genome shotgun sequence DNA includes these proteins:
- the LOC132382940 gene encoding testis-expressed protein 33 isoform X4 codes for MFTVVDRATGDPVFCHVPTFLPVGWRKTCSKRPDWRRDEATSAPSFLPSRLAMDPKCRQFHVSEITKMADKLMKTKVMTANEFPGRTLFGTTLDSKGLSKEVPEEEQLPDTSKSCHRLTSPLAQGTDNAHKTQQLSSPKSGHSVDSESILRPRSESVHNATGSRQSLPEDMDCQTRLKRSHKTQAASPDRSSSEQQVDNEEVSVQGGTPGKQSPLCETPERLSTREEKCLIPKNIQHKFGTHVVSEVLSDEKVKEFLNQKEFPARDLDSKDMTAEVQKSVTDEADMYEKIGYPLRCNIFPGLSSRWKSEVQSTYTKEVVDRFRRDPEHWHGRTMDDLGHWVQMNIFHQRVKKALGELEKRAENS; via the exons ATGTTTACTGTGGTTGACCGGGCAACCGGGGACCCCGTGTTCTGTCACGTGCCCACCTTCCTGCCTGTCGGTTGGCGGAAGACATGCAGCAAACGTCCCGATTGGCGACGCGACGAAGCGACCTCAGCCCCAAGTTTTCTTCCCTCACGTCTTGCGATGGATCCTAAGTGCCGCCAGTTTCATG tttctgAAATTACGAAAATGGCAG ATAAGCTGATGAAAACCAAGGTAATGACAGCTAACGAGTTCCCAGGTCGAACCCTCTTTGGCACAACGCTGGATAGTAAAGGTTTGTCCAAAG AGGTACCAGAGGAAGAACAGCTTCCTGACACGTCTAAAAGTTGTCATCGGCTGACATCTCCACTGGCACAGGGCACAGACAATGCCCACAAGACCCAGCAGCTTAGCAGCCCAAAATCAGGCCACTCTGTTGACTCGGAAAGTATCCTGCGTCCCAGATCGGAATCCGTCCACAACGCCACTGGGTCCAGGCAGAGTTTGCCTGAAGACATGGATTGCCAGACGCGACTGAAGAGGTCGCACAAAACCCAGGCCGCCAGCCCTGACCGGAGTAGCAGTGAGCAGCAGGTCGACAATGAGGAGGTCTCTGTGCAGGGAGGGACACCCGGCAAGCAGTCGCCATTGTGCGAGACTCCAGAGAGGCTTTCCACGCGAGAAGAGAAATGTCTGATTCCAAAAAATATTCAGCATAAGTTTGGGACCCATGTGGTGAGTGAGGTCCTATCAGACGAAAAG GTTAAGGAGTTTTTGAATCAGAAGGAATTTCCCGCGAGGGATTTGGATTCCAAGGACATGACAGCAGAGGTGCAGAAGAGCGTCACTGACGAGGCAGACATGTATGAAAAGATAGGTTACCCACTACGATGTAACATCTTCCCAG GTCTCTCGAGCCGATGGAAAAGCGAGGTGCAGTCCACTTACACGAAGGAAGTGGTCGACCGCTTCAGACGAGATCCGGAACACTGGCATGGCAGGACAATGGATGATCTTG GTCACTGGGTTCAGATGAACATCTTTCACCAGAGAGTCAAGAAAGCGTTAGGGGAGCTGGAGAAAAGAGCGGAGAATTCCTAG
- the LOC132382940 gene encoding uncharacterized protein LOC132382940 isoform X3 gives MFTVVDRATGDPVFCHVPTFLPVGWRKTCSKRPDWRRDEATSAPSFLPSRLAMDPKCRQFHVSEITKMADKLMKTKVMTANEFPGRTLFGTTLDSKGLSKEVPEEEQLPDTSKSCHRLTSPLAQGTDNAHKTQQLSSPKSGHSVDSESILRPRSESVHNATGSRQSLPEDMDCQTRLKRSHKTQAASPDRSSSEQQVDNEEVSVQGGTPGKQSPLCETPERLSTREEKCLIPKNIQHKFGTHVVSEVLSDEKVKEFLNQKEFPARDLDSKDMTAEVQKSVTDEADMYEKIGYPLRCNIFPGARTDTLLAQQRLSKNLQQYLDEQPKLTRNWPEFVSRTRQHATTAQPGQPEAPKKVAAKPPTTVPKAKRPVAKPEVAVATGGSVESEVTAECIDKKDEMFWEFYNQPLPPL, from the exons ATGTTTACTGTGGTTGACCGGGCAACCGGGGACCCCGTGTTCTGTCACGTGCCCACCTTCCTGCCTGTCGGTTGGCGGAAGACATGCAGCAAACGTCCCGATTGGCGACGCGACGAAGCGACCTCAGCCCCAAGTTTTCTTCCCTCACGTCTTGCGATGGATCCTAAGTGCCGCCAGTTTCATG tttctgAAATTACGAAAATGGCAG ATAAGCTGATGAAAACCAAGGTAATGACAGCTAACGAGTTCCCAGGTCGAACCCTCTTTGGCACAACGCTGGATAGTAAAGGTTTGTCCAAAG AGGTACCAGAGGAAGAACAGCTTCCTGACACGTCTAAAAGTTGTCATCGGCTGACATCTCCACTGGCACAGGGCACAGACAATGCCCACAAGACCCAGCAGCTTAGCAGCCCAAAATCAGGCCACTCTGTTGACTCGGAAAGTATCCTGCGTCCCAGATCGGAATCCGTCCACAACGCCACTGGGTCCAGGCAGAGTTTGCCTGAAGACATGGATTGCCAGACGCGACTGAAGAGGTCGCACAAAACCCAGGCCGCCAGCCCTGACCGGAGTAGCAGTGAGCAGCAGGTCGACAATGAGGAGGTCTCTGTGCAGGGAGGGACACCCGGCAAGCAGTCGCCATTGTGCGAGACTCCAGAGAGGCTTTCCACGCGAGAAGAGAAATGTCTGATTCCAAAAAATATTCAGCATAAGTTTGGGACCCATGTGGTGAGTGAGGTCCTATCAGACGAAAAG GTTAAGGAGTTTTTGAATCAGAAGGAATTTCCCGCGAGGGATTTGGATTCCAAGGACATGACAGCAGAGGTGCAGAAGAGCGTCACTGACGAGGCAGACATGTATGAAAAGATAGGTTACCCACTACGATGTAACATCTTCCCAG GTGCCCGGACTGACACGTTGCTGGCCCAGCAGAGGTTGTCAAAGAACCTTCAGCAGTACCTGGACGAGCAGCCAAAGCTAACGAGGAACTGGCCTGAGTTTGTCTCCCGAACCCGCCAGCATGCAACCACAGCTCAGCCAGGGCAGCCCGAAGCGCCGAAGAAAGTCGCTGCAAAGCCGCCGACAACCGTCCCAAAGGCAAAGCGGCCCGTCGCAAAGCCAGAGGTGGCAGTGGCGACCGGCGGCAGCGTGGAAAGTGAAGTAACTGCTGAGTGCATCGATAAGAAGGATGAGATGTTCTGGGAGTTTTATAACCAGCCTTTGCCTCCGCTGTAA
- the LOC132382940 gene encoding testis-expressed protein 33 isoform X2: MFTVVDRATGDPVFCHVPTFLPVGWRKTCSKRPDWRRDEATSAPSFLPSRLAMDPKCRQFHVSEITKMAEVPEEEQLPDTSKSCHRLTSPLAQGTDNAHKTQQLSSPKSGHSVDSESILRPRSESVHNATGSRQSLPEDMDCQTRLKRSHKTQAASPDRSSSEQQVDNEEVSVQGGTPGKQSPLCETPERLSTREEKCLIPKNIQHKFGTHVVSEVLSDEKVKEFLNQKEFPARDLDSKDMTAEVQKSVTDEADMYEKIGYPLRCNIFPGLSSRWKSEVQSTYTKEVVDRFRRDPEHWHGRTMDDLGARTDTLLAQQRLSKNLQQYLDEQPKLTRNWPEFVSRTRQHATTAQPGQPEAPKKVAAKPPTTVPKAKRPVAKPEVAVATGGSVESEVTAECIDKKDEMFWEFYNQPLPPL, from the exons ATGTTTACTGTGGTTGACCGGGCAACCGGGGACCCCGTGTTCTGTCACGTGCCCACCTTCCTGCCTGTCGGTTGGCGGAAGACATGCAGCAAACGTCCCGATTGGCGACGCGACGAAGCGACCTCAGCCCCAAGTTTTCTTCCCTCACGTCTTGCGATGGATCCTAAGTGCCGCCAGTTTCATG tttctgAAATTACGAAAATGGCAG AGGTACCAGAGGAAGAACAGCTTCCTGACACGTCTAAAAGTTGTCATCGGCTGACATCTCCACTGGCACAGGGCACAGACAATGCCCACAAGACCCAGCAGCTTAGCAGCCCAAAATCAGGCCACTCTGTTGACTCGGAAAGTATCCTGCGTCCCAGATCGGAATCCGTCCACAACGCCACTGGGTCCAGGCAGAGTTTGCCTGAAGACATGGATTGCCAGACGCGACTGAAGAGGTCGCACAAAACCCAGGCCGCCAGCCCTGACCGGAGTAGCAGTGAGCAGCAGGTCGACAATGAGGAGGTCTCTGTGCAGGGAGGGACACCCGGCAAGCAGTCGCCATTGTGCGAGACTCCAGAGAGGCTTTCCACGCGAGAAGAGAAATGTCTGATTCCAAAAAATATTCAGCATAAGTTTGGGACCCATGTGGTGAGTGAGGTCCTATCAGACGAAAAG GTTAAGGAGTTTTTGAATCAGAAGGAATTTCCCGCGAGGGATTTGGATTCCAAGGACATGACAGCAGAGGTGCAGAAGAGCGTCACTGACGAGGCAGACATGTATGAAAAGATAGGTTACCCACTACGATGTAACATCTTCCCAG GTCTCTCGAGCCGATGGAAAAGCGAGGTGCAGTCCACTTACACGAAGGAAGTGGTCGACCGCTTCAGACGAGATCCGGAACACTGGCATGGCAGGACAATGGATGATCTTG GTGCCCGGACTGACACGTTGCTGGCCCAGCAGAGGTTGTCAAAGAACCTTCAGCAGTACCTGGACGAGCAGCCAAAGCTAACGAGGAACTGGCCTGAGTTTGTCTCCCGAACCCGCCAGCATGCAACCACAGCTCAGCCAGGGCAGCCCGAAGCGCCGAAGAAAGTCGCTGCAAAGCCGCCGACAACCGTCCCAAAGGCAAAGCGGCCCGTCGCAAAGCCAGAGGTGGCAGTGGCGACCGGCGGCAGCGTGGAAAGTGAAGTAACTGCTGAGTGCATCGATAAGAAGGATGAGATGTTCTGGGAGTTTTATAACCAGCCTTTGCCTCCGCTGTAA
- the LOC132382940 gene encoding uncharacterized protein LOC132382940 isoform X1, translated as MFTVVDRATGDPVFCHVPTFLPVGWRKTCSKRPDWRRDEATSAPSFLPSRLAMDPKCRQFHVSEITKMADKLMKTKVMTANEFPGRTLFGTTLDSKGLSKEVPEEEQLPDTSKSCHRLTSPLAQGTDNAHKTQQLSSPKSGHSVDSESILRPRSESVHNATGSRQSLPEDMDCQTRLKRSHKTQAASPDRSSSEQQVDNEEVSVQGGTPGKQSPLCETPERLSTREEKCLIPKNIQHKFGTHVVSEVLSDEKVKEFLNQKEFPARDLDSKDMTAEVQKSVTDEADMYEKIGYPLRCNIFPGLSSRWKSEVQSTYTKEVVDRFRRDPEHWHGRTMDDLGARTDTLLAQQRLSKNLQQYLDEQPKLTRNWPEFVSRTRQHATTAQPGQPEAPKKVAAKPPTTVPKAKRPVAKPEVAVATGGSVESEVTAECIDKKDEMFWEFYNQPLPPL; from the exons ATGTTTACTGTGGTTGACCGGGCAACCGGGGACCCCGTGTTCTGTCACGTGCCCACCTTCCTGCCTGTCGGTTGGCGGAAGACATGCAGCAAACGTCCCGATTGGCGACGCGACGAAGCGACCTCAGCCCCAAGTTTTCTTCCCTCACGTCTTGCGATGGATCCTAAGTGCCGCCAGTTTCATG tttctgAAATTACGAAAATGGCAG ATAAGCTGATGAAAACCAAGGTAATGACAGCTAACGAGTTCCCAGGTCGAACCCTCTTTGGCACAACGCTGGATAGTAAAGGTTTGTCCAAAG AGGTACCAGAGGAAGAACAGCTTCCTGACACGTCTAAAAGTTGTCATCGGCTGACATCTCCACTGGCACAGGGCACAGACAATGCCCACAAGACCCAGCAGCTTAGCAGCCCAAAATCAGGCCACTCTGTTGACTCGGAAAGTATCCTGCGTCCCAGATCGGAATCCGTCCACAACGCCACTGGGTCCAGGCAGAGTTTGCCTGAAGACATGGATTGCCAGACGCGACTGAAGAGGTCGCACAAAACCCAGGCCGCCAGCCCTGACCGGAGTAGCAGTGAGCAGCAGGTCGACAATGAGGAGGTCTCTGTGCAGGGAGGGACACCCGGCAAGCAGTCGCCATTGTGCGAGACTCCAGAGAGGCTTTCCACGCGAGAAGAGAAATGTCTGATTCCAAAAAATATTCAGCATAAGTTTGGGACCCATGTGGTGAGTGAGGTCCTATCAGACGAAAAG GTTAAGGAGTTTTTGAATCAGAAGGAATTTCCCGCGAGGGATTTGGATTCCAAGGACATGACAGCAGAGGTGCAGAAGAGCGTCACTGACGAGGCAGACATGTATGAAAAGATAGGTTACCCACTACGATGTAACATCTTCCCAG GTCTCTCGAGCCGATGGAAAAGCGAGGTGCAGTCCACTTACACGAAGGAAGTGGTCGACCGCTTCAGACGAGATCCGGAACACTGGCATGGCAGGACAATGGATGATCTTG GTGCCCGGACTGACACGTTGCTGGCCCAGCAGAGGTTGTCAAAGAACCTTCAGCAGTACCTGGACGAGCAGCCAAAGCTAACGAGGAACTGGCCTGAGTTTGTCTCCCGAACCCGCCAGCATGCAACCACAGCTCAGCCAGGGCAGCCCGAAGCGCCGAAGAAAGTCGCTGCAAAGCCGCCGACAACCGTCCCAAAGGCAAAGCGGCCCGTCGCAAAGCCAGAGGTGGCAGTGGCGACCGGCGGCAGCGTGGAAAGTGAAGTAACTGCTGAGTGCATCGATAAGAAGGATGAGATGTTCTGGGAGTTTTATAACCAGCCTTTGCCTCCGCTGTAA